TTCGAGCCCACCCGTCGGCATTGCGATCCGCCCCGTTTTTCATTCGAAAAGCGGGGCTTTTTTTGTATGGTTCGGGAGCGCATCGACGCCGCGGAGGATGGATAGGTTCATGAGCCGCCCGCCGGTCACTGCGCTTTTTGCACGGTGAAAGTCCAGACGGGACCGGTCAGCAACTGACCGTTTCGATCGATCGTATCGACGCGCCAGAAGTACGTCGTGCCCGACGTCAGCGGTCCCGGCGAGCAGATGTTGCCATCCGTGAATTCCCCGATTCGCGTCATCGCATCGGCGCTCCGTCCGAAGCACACCGTGTGCTTCCCGGCCTGATATCCCGGCAGCCACATCAGATCCAGATCGGGCTTCGCCGTCGTCGCTCCGTCCGGCGGGATCGGCGTCGACGCACTTGGCGATTGATACCCCGGAATCCAGTAGACCTTGGCGCCATATTCGTACGGCCCGATGTCCGGCGCGGTGCCGACCACATCGGTCGTGACGCCATCGATGTACTTGCCGCTGTCAATGAGCGGCGACCCCGCTCGCGGGCGGAAGTCCATGTTCTGCGGATCGCGCAGAAGCTGTGCCGGATCGATCGTTTCGCCGGCGCCGATGTTCTGTCCCTGATGACCATTGAACGGCTCGGGGCCTTTGGCGTGGTACTTCCCAGACATCGCCCGGGCAACATTGTTGTAGACCTCCGTGTGCGTATTCCCGCCGTCTTCCGAGGCGATATAGATCGGCGCCGGCTCTTCGCCGAGGCCGAGGTTGTTGTAGACGTAATGCCAGTCGCCGCGGAGGATGAACGAACCGCTGCCGTAGCGCACGAAGCTCTTGCCTGTGAAGACATGGTCACGCGACATGTTCCACGCCACGCAGTAGCTCACGCGGCAGTGATCCAGCCGCGAGTTGAACTCGAACACCGCCGGATCCGGCGCGTACGCCCCGTCAAATCGGTAGCCCCATTTGGTCGTGTCCTGCGCCCAGCAGTGATCGAACGTGCCATAGTCGGAGTCGAACTGCCAGATGTGGAAATTGGCGCCGTCCTGAACTTGAAGCAGTCCGCCCCGGATGACCCGGCAGTAAGAAACCACCGAGAACTTCGCATTCTTGTCGCCCTGAACATTCGGCTTCTTGATGTCCTTGACGTTCGCGCCGTTCGGGATGCTGTGCGCCGAACCAGCCGTGTTCACCGTCACGCGATGAATCACAATACCCGGCGACTGACGCACCTGCACGGTGTCGTCATTGCCGCGAAAGGTCATCTGTTTGCCTTCCTTCCGCCCCGAAGACGGATCGATCACCGAGTAGTCGATCTGCTCGAAAAGACAGTTGTCGAGAATATTGTCCGCACCGGCCATGTGGATGCCGGACCCGTCGGCCTTGCGAAATGTGCAGTTGCGCACGGTGAAATGACGCGGATTCCAAATGGTCAGATGACGCGGCTGATCCGTCGCGAGCTGCGTGATTTCGGGTGTTCGATTGTCGCCGAGCATGCGTTTGCTGTAACTGGGATACAGGAAATCACAATCTTCGACCGTGATGTGCGTGCAGTTGTCGTTGTCCTCCCCGGTCCCTCGGAAAGAAATCGTCGTCCCGAAGAAGTTCAGGCCCTTGAGCACGACGCCGCGCACGTTCCACAAGTCGAAGGCATACGTCTGAACCTTCCCCCGAACATCCCGCCCCTGCGGATTCTTCCCGTCCATCGGGTAGTAATAGAGGTATTTCGAATCCTTGTCATAGAACCATTCCGTCGGCGCATCGAGCAGTTCGAGACTGCATTCCAGGAAGAACAGATTGAAGATCGGCAGCAGTCGGCCTTCGTCCTTCTTGAACTGCCGAGTCACCTTGCCGTCGTTGTCCGGGCCGCGCATGATCGGCAGCGCGCGGATGTTCCCATACTCGTTGAACTTCGTCTTGAAGCGCGGATTGCCCTTGCCATGCTCAGTCACCATTTCGCAGTAGGTGTCGAAGTTGGAGATGTTCATGATCGCCAGCGCGCCGGTCGCATCGAAACCGGCCTTGGCGATGTCACAGTGCGGAAACGGCTTCGTGTCCGCATCAATGTACTCGCGGTTCTTCAGATATGTGTTGTCCCCGAACGACGCCCAACGGCTCTGATCCCAGATCGACCCGTCGTACCAGAATGCGTTCGGCCAGCGCGCGGAAGTCTGAACTTCACCATTATCGAAAAGCTCCCAGATATCGCGCTTCAACCTAATGCGATAAATGCCGCTCTTGTAGGGCTCCCATGCGCCTTCACTGATGTCACTAATGGCGACCGTACCGTCGAAGACGACTTTCTGACCTTCCTCCGCTCGGATGACCACGGGTCGGGCCGGATCCTGCCATTGGTCGCCGGGAATTGGATTGGGATTGGTGGCGCCTTCAACTTCGCGATTCGTGGAAAGAATATCGTGATAACGCCCGGCGAGGAGGATCAGCGTGTCGCCGGATCGCAGGCGCGCCGCGCCGCAGGAAGGATCCTTGAACGGATGCTCCCGGCTGCCATCATTGCTGTTATCCCCGGTTTCACTGCTCACGTAATACTCAGCGGATTGGACCTTTTCAGCGATGCCAAGCCAGCAGAGACAAAACGCGAGAACGCATCCCGCGGCAATTCGTTGGTGAATCATGGTCGCACTCATTTCGTATCCGATTTGAACCACGGAAAGTATGTGACACGTATTTCAGTCGATCCGTACGGCACGAGCGTCACGTCCTCGATCTTGCCGAATGAAGTCACAGGGCTTTGGGGCGGGCTCACAGCTCGACCGACCCAGCGCTCCTGGAACGATCCCCAACCACCTTCCGTCGTCTTCGCGCCTTTGAGTTTCAGCCGCACTGGCGCATCGGCGACATGGAATGGCTGTTCCGGGATTGTATCCGCCTGCTCCACTACGACCGCCGGCTGCTTGTTATCGTCGTTCAGCAATGCATAGTTCCAATCACTTGCCGGACGAATCTCATACGCGTGAAACCGATCGTGCAAATAGTCTCGGACCGCTTTCCATTCTTCGTCGATGAGCAGCGAATAGACGAGCGGCCCGCGTGTCACCGCCACCGATCCATTTTCCCCCGGCTCCATATCGATGGCCATCGGGAACTGCGCCTGCACCGTATCGCCGTCGCGCCAAGGGCGCTCGATGCGAAAGAATCGGCCGGGCTCGACGCCCTTCTGCGGCTCGCCATTAACCCGCACCATCGGATTCTTACACCATGATGGGATTCTCAATTCCAATGGAAACGCCGCGGCTTGCTTTGTCACGATGGTGAACGTCGACGTTTCGCGAAACGGGTAGTCGGTCGTCTGGTCGATGGTCACTACGCGCTTGTCCGCGCCGACCGGGGCTGTGACCGTGTTGGGTCCATAGGCGGCGACGGCCAGCCCGCTGTCGGCCGTCGCCATCCACATGTCATGAACAAATGCCGGCCAACCGATGTGATAATTGCTTCGGCAGCAAGGATACCCGGAATTCGGACTCGGACAAATGGCGAACTTTCCCGCGCCATTGTCACGAAAGCCGAGGAATTCATTGGTGCATTTGGGTTGGTTGGCGAGGATGTAGTATCGAATGCCCTGTCCGTTGTACATCAGTGATGCGGGCAGCGCGTTATAGGCGACGCGTTCGTTTTGATCGCCGATCTGCGCATCGCCGAGAATCCGTAGGGCGACGGCGTCGGACATGATCCGCTCGACGATCGCGCATAGTTCGGAGCCCTCGGTGGCGCTGCGGTTGGACAGCGGTTCGGTGCCGTTGAGCATGCCATCGATGCGTCCGTATTTCTGCATGAGCCATCCATCGGGCCGGGTGGCGTTGGCGAATCCCTGCCGATCAATGTCCCGCCCTGTGACCAGATACGTCAGCGGCGGCGTCTTAAGCCCCTGCATCGTGTTGACCGCATGGTTGGGATACCAGTTGTCGCCAGTCCCATCGGCGTAGTACTGGCTCCATTGATTCGTCTGATCGATCAGCAGATGCGCCAGATCGAGCAGCCACTGCTCGCCCGTCCGGTTGTACATCCACAGCACGATTTCGAGATTGTCTCCGCCGCGCGCTTTGGGCCATTGCCACTTGGTCCCGTCGCCGAGCGGATGCGTCGGCAGTTCGGCAAGCTCATATTTCAGATATTTTTCGATGAATGCCGAAATACGCACATCGCTTGTCGCCTCAAAATAGTCGCGCATGTAATACAGCACCACCATGTTCGGCCACCAATTGCGTTCAAGCGGCCCGAAGTCGCCGGTGTCGCGCTGGCTTTGGATGACGCGGTCGACCCACTTCTTCGCCTTGGCCTTCAACCCCTCGTCGTCCAGCACATACGCCAGCGCGACCAGCCCACGGGCATAATATGGTCCGCGTTCCCATGCGTACTGCCCGCCGCGCGCCCGGTCCGTGATCCAGTCACTTTGACCGATGTCGTCGTAGAGTTCCTCGGCGTTTCCGGTCAGACCATCGCGCTGTATTTCGAGCTGGTGTTTGAGCCAAGATTTTGCATGCACGCTACCCATCGGCAGGCGATAGTACAGCTGTGCCTGTAGCGGTGGGCGATTGGACTGGGCATCCACGACCGCACACATTGCGAACGTCACGACAAGAATCAATCGACACACCATTGTCCGTCCCGGCTGTCTGAATCGAGCCATCACTGATCCTGTTATTCCTGCGGTGAGGCGATGGATGGGGCCGGCGGCAGCAGGTTTGGCGCGGGCATGGGCCTGCCATGCTCCCAGCGGATCGGCACCATCGACAGGTACCACGTCTTACCGTGATCATTATTGCCCTGATAAAAAAGATAATCGCGCCCGTCGTCATCCTGAAACAGGAACGGATGGCCGGATTCGCTATGGTTCCAACTGCCCGTGGGCCCATTGGGCACGATCGGCTTGTCCGAGAGCCGCTTGAAATGCAAGCCGTCGTCGCTGACCGCCACGCCGACCTGCTGCGGCGCATTGTTGTAGTTGCCGGCATAAAACATGTACAGACGCCCCTCGTGCAGCGCCATCGCCGCCGCCTCGATGCACCGCCCTTCCCATGCCAGATCGAGGTTCGGATCATCGAGCGGCGTCGGCACGGTCGGCTTGAGAATCGGACCGTCCATGTTCAACTGCTTCCATGTCTCCCGCGATAAATCGCTATCGACCGGAGCGGCGGCGACGCCCTGCATCTGAATCTTCATCTCTGGATCGCGCGTCGCCCAGTACAGCAGAAGCTGGCCCTTGAACACGATCACATCCGCATCGATCGCCCGCCCACAGGTCCAGTCGCCGGTCGGACGAAAGATCGGATTGCTCGGATCGCGCGTGAAGTTGAGCCCGTCGCTCGACCATGCATGACAAATGGCGTCCCTCGGGCCCGTCCCATAGGTCTGATAGAACAGATGCACCTTGCCATTGAGCACGATCGCACCGGGGGCAGTAAAGCCCTTCTTTTCAGGTTCGCCTGAATTCTGCAGTTCGCCGGCCTTCGTCCAATCCGCAAGATTCTCGCTGGTCGCCACGCCGATCGTCCAACCCGCGCCGGATTTTCCCGCGTAAGGCGGGATCGAATAGTAAAGCCAGTACTTGCCGTTGAATCGCACCACCGCCGGGTCTTTCGAGAAGGGCTTGCCGCTGACCGTGTCGGCGTAGTACATGCGCGGCGTGTCGCCGGCATGGGCGAAACCTTGGGCAAGAACGATCGTAGCGATCCAGGCGCAGGCAAAGACGCGAAGCGGGAAGCGGTGGGATTTCATTAAAGAACGTCGTCCGGCTTGAGGATTGAGCGGGGCTAATTCAGATTCCAGAATTCCTTGGGAATTCCGCTGACGGGCGTAGTGGTGTCGTAGGACTTGTGCCATTTGAATGACCACAATTCCGTGAGCACAACGGCGCTTGATGACCCGTCCATGCACACCACGTTGGTGGCCCGACCGTGGCGATTGGTGCACCAGAGTGCTACGGTATCCATCGAGCTGGCCATGGAACGATAGGGGTCATCCATGTTCGAGGGAAATATCTTGAGCGTCCCCCGGTAAAGATCGCGCCATGCGGAGTCGCCCAGCATGGGCACGCGGCTGGGCATGGTGATTTCATTGAGCGACTTGAAGACATCTGAGTCCGCGATGTATCGATTGTCATAGCAGAGCCAGGTGTTGTACCCGTAGCTGGAGCGGTCCCAGGGTTCAACTTCCCCGTGGCGCTGATCGCCCCATGTCATGCGGGCCGAACCCATGCGCGTGTTGGCTGATGAAGGGTTCGGATCGTTGCCCCAAACCGATTTGCCAGGCGGGTCTTCGGTGCTCGGGCACTTGAGCACATCGTGCGCCGCGTTGATATACGGCTTCAGTTCGTACGTCCACACCTTCCCCGCGCCC
The window above is part of the Planctomycetota bacterium genome. Proteins encoded here:
- a CDS encoding family 43 glycosylhydrolase — translated: MYYADTVSGKPFSKDPAVVRFNGKYWLYYSIPPYAGKSGAGWTIGVATSENLADWTKAGELQNSGEPEKKGFTAPGAIVLNGKVHLFYQTYGTGPRDAICHAWSSDGLNFTRDPSNPIFRPTGDWTCGRAIDADVIVFKGQLLLYWATRDPEMKIQMQGVAAAPVDSDLSRETWKQLNMDGPILKPTVPTPLDDPNLDLAWEGRCIEAAAMALHEGRLYMFYAGNYNNAPQQVGVAVSDDGLHFKRLSDKPIVPNGPTGSWNHSESGHPFLFQDDDGRDYLFYQGNNDHGKTWYLSMVPIRWEHGRPMPAPNLLPPAPSIASPQE
- a CDS encoding prepilin-type N-terminal cleavage/methylation domain-containing protein; amino-acid sequence: MNQRSGRCTRMPNAFTLIELLVVTTIIAVLIAILLPSLKQARAAAQRAYCASNTHQLHVAQTLYLADNFNLLFPYYWNAEAGAGKVWTYELKPYINAAHDVLKCPSTEDPPGKSVWGNDPNPSSANTRMGSARMTWGDQRHGEVEPWDRSSYGYNTWLCYDNRYIADSDVFKSLNEITMPSRVPMLGDSAWRDLYRGTLKIFPSNMDDPYRSMASSMDTVALWCTNRHGRATNVVCMDGSSSAVVLTELWSFKWHKSYDTTTPVSGIPKEFWNLN